Part of the Desulfobulbaceae bacterium genome is shown below.
CGGCTCAGGACAGTGGACTATCCCTGATGGCTATGTCGCCTCCAAACTCTTCAAAGGCTGCATCGGCACCAACAATCTCGAAGCCAACGCCAGACTTTGCATGGCCAGTGCGGTAACAGGTTTCATGACCTCTTTTGGTCTTGATGAACCAATGGGCTGTTATGAAGACATTGACCATGCCAACGTCTTTGTTACCTGGGGTAACAACATGGCGGAGATGCATCCGGTCCTCTTTTCGAGAATGCTGGCCAACCGTAAACGCCGCACCAATGTCGAGCTTATCGACTTTGCCACCCGCACCACCAGAACCAGTCAAGCGGCTGACAAATCAATTCTGTTTAAGCCACAGACCGATCTGGCCGTGGCCAATGCCATCTGTCATGAAATTATCCGCAACAAATGGGTGAATTGGGATTTCGTCAACAACCATGTCTCGTTCCACAAAGGCAAAACCAACATCGGTTACGGGACTGAAGATCACTTTGCCTTCACGGACCAAGAAGAGCCGATCAATTTTGACGAATATCAAAAATTCCTCGACGATTACACCCCGGAAAAAGTAGAAAAAATATCCGGCGTTTCCGCCAAAGACATCAAGTATCTGGCGTCTCTCTATGGTGACCCCACTAAAAAGGTGACCTCCTTCTGGTGCATGGGCATGAACCAGCACACCAGGGGAACATGGATCCAAAACCTGGTATACAACATCCATCTCCTGACCGGCAAGATCTCCACTCCCGGCAACAGCCCATTCTCTCTCACCGGTCAACCCAGCGCCTGCGGCACAGTCCGTGAAGTCGGCACCCTGACCCATGCTCTACCGCACGGAGTGGTCGCCAATGAACATGACCGGGAACTGGCCGCAAAAATCTGGGATGTGCCGGTGAGCAACATTGACCCCAAACCAACCTACCACACCGTGGAGATGTTCCGGGCCTTGGATCGCGGAGATATCAAGTTCATCTGGATTCAGGTCACCAACCCCATGGTAACCATGCCGAACCTGACTCGTTACCGCAACGGCGCCTTGAAAGACGACCGTTTTGTGGTGGTCTCCGATGTCTACCCAACACCGACGACTGATGTGGCCGATGTGATTCTTCCCGCTGCCATGTGGATTGAGCAGGAAGGCATGTTTGGCAACTCTGAACGTCGCACCCAACATTTTGCCCAAATCGTCCCCCCTCCGGGCGAGGCGATGTCTGACACTTGGCAACTGATCGAAGTTGCCAGACGACTGGGTTTTGAAAAACAGTTTCCCTGGGGGGAGGACGAATACATCGGCAAGATCTGGGAAGAGTACCGACGTTTTCATGAAGGCCCAAAACACAACATGGCCCCATACACGGTTCTGTTGGAACGCTCGGGTGTGCAATGGCCGTTTGTAGATGGCAAGGAGACCAGATGGCGCTTCAACCCCAAATATGACCCCGCCTGCACCAATGGCAAGGAGTTTGATTTCTACGGCAAGAAAGATAACACCGCCTGGATCTGGGCCCGCCCCTATGAACCTGCGGCCGAGTCTCCGGATGCCGAGTATAATTTCTGGCTGAACACCGGTCGGGTCATCGAACATTGGCATACCGGTTCCATGACGAGGAGAGTCCCCATCCTCCATCAGGCCATGCCCTCTTCCTATGTCGAACTTAATCCTGAAGATGCAGCTGACCTTGGGGTCATCAACGGGGAGAAAGTAAAGATTATCTCCAGAAGGGGCTCGGTTATCATGCCAGCCTCAATCAATGGTCGAGGAGTTCCACCCCGCGGCATGGTATTCGTACCTTTCTTTGATGAGAGCTACCTGATAAACGAAGTTACCCTGGATGCATTTTGCCCCATTTCAAAACAACCTGATTACAAGAAATGTGCGGTTCGACTGGAGAAAGTCTCATGAATAGAGCAGATAAAAAACCCGGCAAAGGCGCTCTGTTTTTTGCCGCTATCTGCCTTCTCGGAGTCGGGGAACTTGATCGAGCAGTGGCAGCGACAGATATCCCCCACAACTTTGACGCAGACGGCGAAAAAATCTTCAAGACCTATACTGCAACTCCGCAAGAGTACATGGCAGCGGACTCTGGTATTCGAAACCTGATGAGCTTCGAGGAGTTACGGCAATACCCCGGCTCCCCGCCCCGAATCCCCCATGCAGTGGCGCCATCATTCAGTGCGCAACCGGACAATTGCCTCTCCTGTCATGCCAAGGGTGGTTATGATGCCGAATTGGATAGATTTGTCCCGGTAACCCCACACCCGGAGAATGAACTGTGCTACCAATGCCATGTCCCCAAACTCGAGGAGAAACTCTTTGTTGAGACCAACTGGCAGTCTATCAATCCCCCTAAACTGGGGAGATCATTCCTGGCAGGCTCCCCTCCACCGATCCCCCACAGCCTGCAACTGCGGGAGAACTGTATTGCCTGTCACACCGGGCCAGGGGCAGTTACCGAAATTCGGGTTGAACACTCCTCCCGGGGAAATTGCCGCCAATGCCATGTCCCGGTCTTGAGCACCGAACCTCTCGTGGAGTTTGTAAGAAACAAGTGACCTGGAGAACTATGATGAAATTACACTCTAGCTCCAGTTGGCCAGCGCTCATCCTCGGGATAATGCTTCTGACACCTCAAAGCTCTTTGGCGAGTCAAAATTCGATCACAGACAGAATTTTAAAAGCCAATGAACCATATGACTCGAGCCGGATTGAATCAACCCACCCCCTTCCCGACAAGACCGTCTGGGCCAAAGAAACTGGCTTAGGTAACGAATTCAAAGTGTTAGCCCGTAAGCATTCCATCGAACGCTATCGATGCAGCGCCTGCCACAATCAGGACAAAAAAGTTTTGGTTAGCGACGGCGCCTTGCTTGCCCACGGCGACATCACCATGAATCATGGGCAGGGAGAGAACAATTTGGCCTGCGTTGAATGTCATCATGCACTCGATCGGGACACGCTAGTGGACAAACAAGGAAAGAAAATTGATTTCGACCACAGCTACCAACTCTGCGGACAATGCCATTTCAGGCAGAAAAGAGACTGGCTCGGCGGAGCACATGGGAAAAGGGTAAAATACTGGGCTGGGGGGCGAGTAATCCAGAATTGTACCACCTGCCACCCCCCCCATGCCCCCAGGTTTAAAAAGAGAATGCCTGCGACCTATTCTCTGCCATTAAAAAACTAGGGGTATGTAATGGACTCCAGCAAAAAAGAAGAAGGCCGAATGAAAAAGGAAGATCTCCCTGAAGGGAAAAGCAGCCGCAGATCCTTTCTAAAAGGACTGTCCATTGCCGCAGCGGCAGGATCGGCCAGTCTGGCAACTGGATGCTCCCTGAAAAGTCTTCCGGCAACCAGTGAGGAGTTTTCGCTGAAGTGGGAGGAATACTTCAAAAAAAACTACCGGCTGATGACTCAGCAAGAGAAAGATGAAACCGTAGCACGCCTGACGAGACTTGCCAAACTACACGACAATCTTGACCTTACGATCAGTGCTCAGGAACCACGGGAAAAAGTGTTGTTTGGCTATGCCTTTAATATTACCAGATGTGAAGGCTTTATGGATTGCGTAGAGGCCTGCGTCCAAGAAAACAATCTTGATCGCACCTCCAAGACCCAGTACATCCGAGTCTTTGAAATGGAGCCCGGCAAACTCGATCCAAGCACCGGTGATGGCAAATATTTCCATCAAGTCCCGGTAGCTGATAAATTCTACATGGGCGTCCAATGCTTCCACTGTGAAAATGCCCCATGCATCAAGGCCTGTCCCATCAAAGCAACCTGGCGAGAACCAGATGGCATTGTGGTGGTTGATTATGACTGGTGCATCGGTTGTCGATACTGCATGGCAGCCTGTCCGTATTGGGGACGGAGATTTAATTGGGGTAAACCTCATGTGCCCAAAGAGGAGATAACCCGCCAACAGCATTATCTCGGCAACAGGCAGCGGATGAAAGGAGCCATGGAAAAATGCACCTTCTGCATCCAAAGGACAAGGCAAGGCAAGCTCCCAGCCTGCGTGGAGGCGTGCCCCACCGGCGCTCGGGTCTTTGGCAATCTGCTTGACCCTGATAGCGAAATCAGATTTGTGTTAAAGAATAAGAAGGTTTTCAGATTGAAGGAGGAGCTAGGGACAGATCCCAAATTTTGGTATTTTATCGATTAACAGTCATTGCTCGGACTTCTTTGACCATGCTCTTGTTCAGATTTTTGTAGGTTCTCATCACCAAACAAATTCCAGGAAAAACCTGCAGAGAGGAAAATAATGAGAAATCCCCACCGAAAAGGATTTGCTGCTTTCATCTCAGATTGCAGCACATGGGCGCTGACAGGTGGCACCAGCTACAAGATATACCTCTTAGCGCTACTTGCCATGATCGGGACTGGAGTCTGGGCATATTCCACCCAATTCAGAGAAGGGCTCATCGTCACCGGTATGTCTAATATTGTCAGCTGGGGACTCTATATCTCAAATTTCACTTTTTTTGTCGGTGTGGCAGCCGCAGCTGTCATGTTAATCCTCCCTGCATACATCTTTAAAGACCAAGATTTTCATGAAGTGGTGATCATCGGCGAATGTGTTGCTGTCGGAGCCCTGGTCATGTGCCTACTCTTTATTACCGTTGACATGGGAGGACCACATCGCCTGTGGCATATCATCCCGGGTATAGGGCTCTTTAACTGGCCATCTTCCATCCTGACCTGGGATGTTCTGGTCTTAAATGGCTATCTCGCCCTAAACAGCTTAGTCCCTCTCTACATTCTCTATTGCAACTATCACAACAGAAAGCCGGTTGACTGGAAATACCGCCCCTTTGTCTTTCTCTCGATCTTCTGGGCAGTATCCATTCATATGGTGACCGCATTCCTCTACGAGGGACTCCCCGCCCGACCATTCTGGAACAATCCCCTGCTCGGCCCCAGATTTCTGGCCTCTGCCTTTGCTGCCGGACCGGCTGTCATCATGATGGTAATCATTGCCATAAAAGAAACGACAACCTATCCCATCGACCCGATCATCTTCAAAAAGCTCAAAAGGATTATTGTTGTCGCCGCCGTGATCAATTTATTGATGCTCTTCTCCGAAGTCTTTAAAGAGTTCTACACCTTCACCCACCACAGCATGTCGGCTCAATATCTATTTTTTGGGCTTGACGGTCATAATGCCTTAGTCCCGTGGATCTGGACAGCCATTAGCTTAAACATCCTCGGCACGCTACTCTTTGCCTTTGACCCGACCAAATGCAACACCAAATACCTCATGACAGCGGCAATTTCTCTTTTTACCGGAATCTGGATTGAAAAAGGTTTTGGCCTCATTGTGCCAGGCTTTGTGCCGTCGCCCATCGGGGAGGTCGTTGATTATGTAGCAACTAAGATAGAAATCTTAATCACCCTAGGCATTCTCGCCACGGGGATGTTGATCGTAACCCTGCTGACTAAACCCGCCCTGCATATTCTATCGAGGTTTAAGGATACTCAGTTCACGCAGAAAAGACATTGACCTGGCAAGATGAGACACCATGGTCTGGTGCATGGGAAGGACACGAGGAGGAGGATTCCAGAGTGTTACGTGGCCGGCGCGGAATCCTTATCGGAGAAATCCACCCGTAACATATCGCCTTGCGTAGCCAGTTCCAAGGTAAAATAGGTTTTTTTGATGAAGCCGAATTTTCTGGCAATGAAAAGACTGGGGAAGGATTCCACCAAGGTATTATACTTGCGGACCTCGATGTTATATCGGTTCCTGGTCAACTGAATCTCCTTCTCGATCTCATTGAGACTCTGCTGCAGACTCAAAAAATTCCCGCTGGCCTTCAAATCAGGGTACCCTTCCGCCACCGCCATCAGTCCGTTCAAAGAGCGAGACAACCTGCTCTCCTCTTCCATCCGCTCCGGGGCTCCAGCGTTCTCAGAAAATCGATGACTGGCCTTCTGTAACAGTTCCGCTTCGTGCTCCTCATACCCACGAACGATCTCAACCAAGTTGGGGATCAGGTTCAAACGACGCTTCAGGGTAATGTCGATGCTGCTCCAGGACTCTTCAATCCGGTTACGGTACTTGATAAAATTATTATAAGTACTGATAATATAGCCGACGGCCATAAAAGCAATGAATCCAGGAAAGATGATCAACGGGACATTGTCATTTGTCATAGGCTTAATCCCTTGGGCATGAACAGAAGACCATGTTTGGCACTAACCATTTGATCGTTTTATTCCGTTTCGTATCAAAAAAAACCCGCAAAGCCAATGGCCATGCGGGTCAGTCGGACGTTATCGGACGTCCTGGAATGTTTAACTGGCGGAGAGAGAGGGATTCGAACCCTCGGTAGAGCTTTAAACCCTACACTCGCTTAGCAGGCGAGCACCATCGGCCTACTCGGTCATCTCTCCTTGAATAGTGTGGCGGAGGAAGTAGGATTCGAACCCACGGAACTTTCGCTCAACGGTTTTCAAGACCGCCGCCTTAAACCACTCGGCCATTCCTCCACTGTATATTCAGGATGCTCTTTTACCATGTCAATCCAGGCCTGTCAATCCTGATGGCGTCGCAAAAATCATCGAGGCAAAGCAACTTAAAGGCGAAATAGATTTTATTATCGAATCACCCCAGAGACAACCTCCTAAGTGTCTTCAGGATAACGCACGAGCCACGTCGTATCCTCATCGCCCCAAAATCGCCATTGCCTCGGCCAATTTCTGCACACCATGAACCTCCATCCCGGCAATCCCTGTCCGTGGAGCGTTGGCCTTAGGAACGATAGCCTGATTAAACCCGTGTTTCACTGCCTCCCGTAATCGCTCCTGGCCATTGGGCACTGGCCGGATCTCCCCGGCCAGACCGATCTCACCGAAAATCACCATATCACTGGGTAGAGGCCGATCTTGTAAACTTGACAAGATCGCCAGCATCAAGGCCAAATCGGCGCTGGTCTCCTCCACCTTGACCCCGCCCACGACATTAATAAAGACATCCTTATCAAAGGTCGACACTCCACCATGACGATGCAGCACTGCCAGCAGCATGGTCAACCTGTTCTGATCGAGTCCCACGGCCAACCGGCGCGGGTGCTCCGAGTAGCAAGTGTCTACCAGGGCCTGAATCTCAACAAGCAGTGGCCTGCTCCCTTCCCACACCACCATCACGGCGCTGCCAGACATCGGCCCCTTATCCCGAGACAAAAAGATGGCCGAGGGATTTTTCACCTCCTTCAGCCCACTCTCGGTCATAGCAAAAATCCCGAGTTCATTAACAGCTCCATAACGATTCTTAATGGCCCGCATCATTCGATACCGTGAATCGCTCCCTCCCTCAAAATAACAGACTACATCAATAATATGCTCAAGCACTCGAGGACCGGCCAATCCTCCAGACTTGGTGACATGACCGACCAAAAAAATCGCCACCCCACTCTGCTTGGCAAACCGGGTAAGATAGGCTGCCGACTCCCTAACTTGACTGACCCCGCCAGGGGCGGAATCAATCCCGGCCACCTGCATGGTCTGAATGGAATCAATGACCATAACTGTCGGTTTCTCTTGAGCCGCCACCGCGCAGATCCCCTCAACCTGAGTCTCTGCGAGCAACAACAGCTCCTGGGCAGGCAGACCTAAGCGCTTAGCCCGCATAGCAATCTGGGGAAGGGATTCCTCGCCGCTCACATACAAGGCTTTCACCCCTTTAAGAGTGCAACAGACCTGCAACAGAGCCGTACTCTTGCCCACTCCGGGGTCACCACCAATCAGCGCCACCGAGCCAGGAACCAAACCGCCGCCAAGTACCCGATCAAGCTCGGACAGGCCGGTAGTAATTCGTGGGAACTGCTCAAGCTCGACATCACTCATCCGCTTGACCTGAGCCGCAGCCCCTGAGAATCCGACCGTCCGCAAGGCCTCAGCAACCTGAGCCGTCGCCTCCTCAACAGAGTTCCAAGCCTCGCACTCCGGGCATTGTCCGGCCCATTTCCCCAGGACCGCTCCGCAGGCGTTACACTGATAGCTCTTCTTCGCCTTACCCGCCATTGACTCCTCCCTTTATCACACTAAATAAGACAAGACCTGATGCGCCACCGGCAGGGCTTTTTTCGTCAGACGCATCTGTCCATTGACTATTTCGACAAGCCCCCGCTCAAGCAACCGCTCAAGGGTTGCACCATAATAGGCCAACGGAGTAAGTCCATAGCGTGCCCAAAGAGAGGCAAGACTTACTCCCTCAAGCAACCGCAGCCCCATGATGACCGACTCCCGAAAAGACGCCTCGCAACTCAAGGCCTCCCCTTCGTGAAAGGCCGGAAGACCAGCAGCAATCCTCGCTTGATAACCATCCGGATCATCCACATTTTTCAGCCGAAGACCATCCAGGCAGGAAACCGCGCCCGCACCCAGACCAAGATAGCTGCCGTTGTGCCAATAATTCAAATTATGGCGACAAGTCAATCCAGGACGAGCAAAATTAGAGATCTCATACCGTTGATAGCCATGGCCCTCCAACTCCTCTTGAGCCAGCGCTTCCATATCGGCAAGGGTGTCATCCTCGGGCAGCAATAACTCTCCCCGCGCCGCGCGCTCGGCAAAAGGGGTTCCTGGCTCAACACTCAACTCGTAAAGAGCAAGGTGCTCGGGCTCGAGATCCAGAGCAGTTATCAAGCTGTCTCGCCAGACAGCTTGATCCTGCCCCGGCAGCCCATAGATCAAATCAAGATTAAGATTAGAAAATCCTACCTCCCTTGCCAAGGTCAAGGCAGCTACCGCCCCTGCTGAACTATGACTACGACCGATAGAGGCAAGTTCGTGATCGACAAAAGACTGCACCCCGATACTCAAACGATTGACTCCGGCGCCACGCAGGGCAGTGAGATTCGAGCGTGTCACCGTGTTAGGATTCGTCTCAACAGTAATCTCCGGATCATCACACCAATGAAGCCGGCGCAGAGCCTGACCTATCACCGCAGCCAAAGAATCTCCACCATAAATAGTGGGAGTGCCACCTCCTATAAAGAGGGTGGCAAACTCGACATCGCCGCCCCAACTGTCCACCACACGTTCCAACTCCACGACCACAGCATCCAGATACCCAAGAGGTCCCTCAGCCCCAGACCACGCACTGGAGTTAAAGGCACAATAACCGCATTTTGTCCGGCAAAACGGGATGTGGATATAAAGACCGGCCCCGGTGATCACCGAAGAAGCCCTGCACACTCTTCGGCATACTGGCGCATAAGTCCATGATCGGCGAAACTGTACGGTTGACCGGAGCCCGCGACAATCAGGTGATCCAGCAGCCTGATCTGGACTAAAGACAAGGCGAGATAGAGGTTCCGCGTCAAGCGATGATCCTCCGGTGAAGGGGTGGGACTCCCGGAGGGATGATTATGTGCGACAACCACCGCCGCGGCATGGCGTGACAGAGCAAGCTTAATCAGCTCTCTGGGATAGACCGTATTACTGGCAAGGGTACCCTCAGCCACGATTTCGGTATCGATAATGGCGTGACTGGCGTCAAGATAGATTACCATCAACACCTCACGCTTCAAATCCCGCATAGCATGAATCAGATAATCACTAACCTCTGACGATGAACGTACATACTGCTTGGCAGACAACCGCTGCTGCAGATAACGCCGGGCGACACCTTGGATAAAATGAATGGCGTATGAATTTTTTGGCCCGACCCCTGGCACCTGCTGCAACTGGGCCGGCGACGCTTCAAGGACCCTGGCCAGAGTGCCGAAGGTAGCAAGCAGGGATCGAGCCTCAGCCTTACAGTCCTTGCGGGGGGTTCCCATGGCCAACAGGAGTTCGAGCACCTCATCATCGGCAAAGGCTTCGATCCCACGCTCGAGAAACTTGTCACGCAAGCGCTGACGGTGTCCAGCCCCCTTCTGTTGCCAATCTTCTTTTTCCATATTGAATCCATTTTTCTTGAACGAAAAGTAGTTACCCTGAAAACTGGCATTACTTTTACTCTGCCACATCTTCACAAGTATTGAAGAAAGTAACTATCCAGCTCAATCCGCAAAATGAGCAGATGCCGGAAACTGTAACTATTCCAGCAGCGCTACAGATGCGCGAAATAAGCCAGTGAACTATAGCTCGTCTATGTGAGCAGGCTTATGACAGCTAAGCGACTGTGGGGAGACTGCGAAGCAGATGTAGTGTTGCTAAATAGTTACGAAAAATTAAGGCTAATTTACTCACCCAAGTGATACAGAGCTTTTAGGTCTCTGTCGAGTAGAAAGAGGCATCATGCCGGATCTCCTTTGTCAGGCATTAATAGAACAACGCTCCGATTCCAAAGGTTTCCGAATGTCATTGATCGTCGCCCCCACAACAAGATCATCTTCATAAATAAATGCCAGACCCCCTTATTCGGCAAAGATTATCATTGACTGGTAAGTATTTTTTTAGTTTAACCATCGCCTTAATGAGAATTACAAATGACTCAAACAATAGGCTAAAAAGCCCAGACATAATCACCCAAAATATCTCTGCCACTGACAGGTTTTCCCCTTATGTCTCCACCATCCTCCCCCGTTGACCTTACAGAACAAATCCGCCTCTTACGAACAGAAAATGAACGCCTATCAACCCTAGCCAATGATTTTTCCCTCCTGGGGATGGTAGCGGAAAAAATTGCTTCGGCGTCCACCCCGGACCGAGTCATCAGCATCGCTCTGGAGCAAATCGCGAGCTGTAAGGGGATAGAATTCTGTCTCTTTGGATCAGTAAACGAAAAAGAGATTACCATCACCCACAGCCATGCTACATCGCATCCTCTAGCAGCCACCCAACCCATCTTGATGGTCATTCCACTGCCGACTGCCTCAATTCCCGCTGATAATCATGTCTGTTCGGAGGAAGAGGCAGAAAAAATTCTCGCCATCATCATAAGCATCAGTCCGGGCATGGCAGAGATTATCCGCTCATCCATCTGCCTGATCCGACGACGCTTCTTCGGGGAAATATCAATTCTCATCCTGGCAGATACCAGACCGCGTCAGGAACTCCTGCCCCTTGAACCGATGATGAATCGCGTTGCAGATATTATCGTTACCCGACTCGACAGTTTGGTGCTTCATGAGTCTCTGCAAACAGTGAATCGGGCACTCGAAACCAAGGTGAAAGAGCGGACAACCAAACTGCTAAAGCTCAATGATGCGCTTCAACATGAAATCCATGACCGCAAAAAGGCCGAGATGGGCCTGCGCGATAGCGAGACCCGCTATCGCACCTTGGTCGACAACCTGCCGCTTGGGGTCTCAGTGATTGACGCCAACAACCGTATTGCGATGATCAATCGCACCCAGGCTGAGTGGTTTGGCAAACCAACCGAACACTTTTCAGGAACTCTGTGCTACGAGCGATTTGAAGGCAGGCACCACCCCTGCGCCGACTGCCCTGGCGCAATTGCCTTAAGAACCGGACAACCAGCCATAACCGAACGGGAAGAGACCCTCCACAACAGCCAACAGATTACCGTTCGTATCCGTACGGTGCCCTTGCCAAACGGCAACGAGCCCCCAACCTCCTATATCGAAGTAATTGAAGACATCACCGAACTCAAGGCAAAAGAAAAAAAACAACTCCGCTTCATGAGGAAACTCCAGCACACCCAAAAGCTGGAAAGTTTAGGCGTGCTTGCTGGCGGCATTGCCCACGATTTCAACAATATCCTGATGGTCATCCTGGGACATGCCGAACTGGCAAAAATGACCCTTCCACCCACCACCCCGGTTCTCGGCAACCTGGTCCAAATCGAGCTGGCGGCAAAAAAAGCTGCTGCCCTCTCGCACCAGATGCTCGCCTTTTCCGGAAGAGGACAGTTCGTCATCGAAATCCTGGACCTCAACCGCCTGATAACCGACATGGCTCATATGCTTGAAGTCTCGATTTCCAAAAAAGCTGAACTGCACTTCAACCTGAGCCAGGAACTCCCTTCGGTGGAAGTCGATGCCACCCAACTCAGGCAAGTCCTGATGAACCTGGTCATCAACGCTTCCGAAGCCATTGGCGACCAGAGGGGCACGATTACCATTTCTACGGGATTGATGATAGCCGATCAGGACTACCTGGAGGGAAGCTGGCTTGATGAAAATCTCGAAGAGGGTCTGTACGTTTTTATCGAAGTAGCCGACACAGGATGCGGCATGGACCCAGAGACTGCAAAACGGGTCTGTGAGCCCTTTTTTACCACCAAATTCACAGGA
Proteins encoded:
- a CDS encoding polysulfide reductase — translated: MRNPHRKGFAAFISDCSTWALTGGTSYKIYLLALLAMIGTGVWAYSTQFREGLIVTGMSNIVSWGLYISNFTFFVGVAAAAVMLILPAYIFKDQDFHEVVIIGECVAVGALVMCLLFITVDMGGPHRLWHIIPGIGLFNWPSSILTWDVLVLNGYLALNSLVPLYILYCNYHNRKPVDWKYRPFVFLSIFWAVSIHMVTAFLYEGLPARPFWNNPLLGPRFLASAFAAGPAVIMMVIIAIKETTTYPIDPIIFKKLKRIIVVAAVINLLMLFSEVFKEFYTFTHHSMSAQYLFFGLDGHNALVPWIWTAISLNILGTLLFAFDPTKCNTKYLMTAAISLFTGIWIEKGFGLIVPGFVPSPIGEVVDYVATKIEILITLGILATGMLIVTLLTKPALHILSRFKDTQFTQKRH
- the radA gene encoding DNA repair protein RadA — translated: MAGKAKKSYQCNACGAVLGKWAGQCPECEAWNSVEEATAQVAEALRTVGFSGAAAQVKRMSDVELEQFPRITTGLSELDRVLGGGLVPGSVALIGGDPGVGKSTALLQVCCTLKGVKALYVSGEESLPQIAMRAKRLGLPAQELLLLAETQVEGICAVAAQEKPTVMVIDSIQTMQVAGIDSAPGGVSQVRESAAYLTRFAKQSGVAIFLVGHVTKSGGLAGPRVLEHIIDVVCYFEGGSDSRYRMMRAIKNRYGAVNELGIFAMTESGLKEVKNPSAIFLSRDKGPMSGSAVMVVWEGSRPLLVEIQALVDTCYSEHPRRLAVGLDQNRLTMLLAVLHRHGGVSTFDKDVFINVVGGVKVEETSADLALMLAILSSLQDRPLPSDMVIFGEIGLAGEIRPVPNGQERLREAVKHGFNQAIVPKANAPRTGIAGMEVHGVQKLAEAMAILGR
- a CDS encoding 4Fe-4S dicluster domain-containing protein; the encoded protein is MDSSKKEEGRMKKEDLPEGKSSRRSFLKGLSIAAAAGSASLATGCSLKSLPATSEEFSLKWEEYFKKNYRLMTQQEKDETVARLTRLAKLHDNLDLTISAQEPREKVLFGYAFNITRCEGFMDCVEACVQENNLDRTSKTQYIRVFEMEPGKLDPSTGDGKYFHQVPVADKFYMGVQCFHCENAPCIKACPIKATWREPDGIVVVDYDWCIGCRYCMAACPYWGRRFNWGKPHVPKEEITRQQHYLGNRQRMKGAMEKCTFCIQRTRQGKLPACVEACPTGARVFGNLLDPDSEIRFVLKNKKVFRLKEELGTDPKFWYFID
- a CDS encoding molybdopterin-dependent oxidoreductase, coding for MLNRRSFIKCAAASSAIATAAALFPGISFADWKKQDGASGMITWKKAPCRFCGTGCGVLVGVSGDRAVAVKGDPNCSVNKGLCCVKGYHSVQALYGKDRITTAKVRRNGAMVEVSIKEALDLVAEKMKETIAKHGKDSVAMYGSGQWTIPDGYVASKLFKGCIGTNNLEANARLCMASAVTGFMTSFGLDEPMGCYEDIDHANVFVTWGNNMAEMHPVLFSRMLANRKRRTNVELIDFATRTTRTSQAADKSILFKPQTDLAVANAICHEIIRNKWVNWDFVNNHVSFHKGKTNIGYGTEDHFAFTDQEEPINFDEYQKFLDDYTPEKVEKISGVSAKDIKYLASLYGDPTKKVTSFWCMGMNQHTRGTWIQNLVYNIHLLTGKISTPGNSPFSLTGQPSACGTVREVGTLTHALPHGVVANEHDRELAAKIWDVPVSNIDPKPTYHTVEMFRALDRGDIKFIWIQVTNPMVTMPNLTRYRNGALKDDRFVVVSDVYPTPTTDVADVILPAAMWIEQEGMFGNSERRTQHFAQIVPPPGEAMSDTWQLIEVARRLGFEKQFPWGEDEYIGKIWEEYRRFHEGPKHNMAPYTVLLERSGVQWPFVDGKETRWRFNPKYDPACTNGKEFDFYGKKDNTAWIWARPYEPAAESPDAEYNFWLNTGRVIEHWHTGSMTRRVPILHQAMPSSYVELNPEDAADLGVINGEKVKIISRRGSVIMPASINGRGVPPRGMVFVPFFDESYLINEVTLDAFCPISKQPDYKKCAVRLEKVS
- a CDS encoding LemA family protein translates to MTNDNVPLIIFPGFIAFMAVGYIISTYNNFIKYRNRIEESWSSIDITLKRRLNLIPNLVEIVRGYEEHEAELLQKASHRFSENAGAPERMEEESRLSRSLNGLMAVAEGYPDLKASGNFLSLQQSLNEIEKEIQLTRNRYNIEVRKYNTLVESFPSLFIARKFGFIKKTYFTLELATQGDMLRVDFSDKDSAPAT
- the radC gene encoding DNA repair protein RadC yields the protein MEKEDWQQKGAGHRQRLRDKFLERGIEAFADDEVLELLLAMGTPRKDCKAEARSLLATFGTLARVLEASPAQLQQVPGVGPKNSYAIHFIQGVARRYLQQRLSAKQYVRSSSEVSDYLIHAMRDLKREVLMVIYLDASHAIIDTEIVAEGTLASNTVYPRELIKLALSRHAAAVVVAHNHPSGSPTPSPEDHRLTRNLYLALSLVQIRLLDHLIVAGSGQPYSFADHGLMRQYAEECAGLLR
- the hemW gene encoding radical SAM family heme chaperone HemW, with the protein product MCRASSVITGAGLYIHIPFCRTKCGYCAFNSSAWSGAEGPLGYLDAVVVELERVVDSWGGDVEFATLFIGGGTPTIYGGDSLAAVIGQALRRLHWCDDPEITVETNPNTVTRSNLTALRGAGVNRLSIGVQSFVDHELASIGRSHSSAGAVAALTLAREVGFSNLNLDLIYGLPGQDQAVWRDSLITALDLEPEHLALYELSVEPGTPFAERAARGELLLPEDDTLADMEALAQEELEGHGYQRYEISNFARPGLTCRHNLNYWHNGSYLGLGAGAVSCLDGLRLKNVDDPDGYQARIAAGLPAFHEGEALSCEASFRESVIMGLRLLEGVSLASLWARYGLTPLAYYGATLERLLERGLVEIVNGQMRLTKKALPVAHQVLSYLV